Genomic segment of Maricaulis maris:
GTCAAGGACGAGAAGGATTTCGACAAGTTCGACATGGTCTTCGGTCATGTCTTCAAGGGGGTCGAAATGCTCTCCCAGATGTTCGAGGACAAGGAGATCCCGGACGAGTGGCTGCAGGCGATGATGAAGCGCCTGCTCACCGAGGAGGAGATGGCCGAGCTCAAGGCCCTGCCCTTTGACGAGCTGATGGAGACCCTCAAGAAGCGCCTGGAAGAGCAGGAGAAGCGTCACGAGGGCGGAAACAAGTGGATCGGCACCGGCGGCACCTCGCCCTTCGGCCATTCCGGCTATAATCCGGCTGGTGTCCGGATTGGCGGCGAGAGCCAGCACAAGCGCGCGACCAAGGTCTGGGAACAGCGCCGCTACAAGGATCTCGACGGCGAGCGCGAGCTCGGCACCCGCAATCTGAAGGTCGCCCTCCGCCGGCTGCGCAAGTTTGCCCGCGATGGCGCCCGCGAGGAGCTTGATCTCGGCGAGACCATCGACGCCACCGCCAAACAGGGCTGGCTCGACGTCGTCATGCGGCCGGAACGCCGCAATGCGATCAAGGTGCTTGCCCTGTTCGATGTCGGCGGCTCGATGGATCCGCACGTGAAGCTGTGCGAGGAGCTGTTCTCGGCGGCCCGCTCGACCTTCAAGAACCTTGAATACTTCTACTTCCACAATTGCCCCTATGAGGGCATGTGGCGGTCAAACCTGCGCCGCCGCACCGAGACCGTGCCGACCCTGGACGTGATGCACAAATACCCGGCCGACTGGAAGGTCATCCTGGTCGGCGATGCCGCCATGGCGCCCTATGAGATCACCCATGACGGGGGTTCGGTCGAGCACTGGAACGAGGAGGCCGGCGCGGTCTGGCTGCAACGCATCGCCGACACCTGGCCGCACCTGATCTGGATCAATCCGACGCCGGAAAAATGGTGGGAGCACTCCTACTCCACCCGCCTCGTGCAGGACATTATCGGCGCCGACCGCATGTTGCCGCTGACGCTGGAAGGTGTGGATGCGGCAATGAAGGAGTTGGCGCGCTAGCGTCTCAGGCCAGCGCGCTCACCCGCCCGTCATCATAGTCCAGCTCCAGCTCGTTCTCGACCCGGGCGATCCACGACCGGACGCCGAGAAATTCATCGAGATCGAAGCCGCCCTCGTCGGCGACGCGGCTATAGGCGACCAGGGCGATGTCGGCGAGGCTGATCGTGCTGCCGACGATGAAGTCCCGTGACAGGAGGCGCATCTCCATCACCCCGAGAGCGCGGCGTCCCCTGGCCATGAGTTGCGGATCGATCTCGTCATCGCTCAGGCCGGCGAAGGCCTTCTGGAAGCGGCGCACGGCGATGAAGGGCTCGTGGCTGTATTGCTCCCAGAACATCCACTCGAGCATTTTGGCGTGATCGAACGGATCGGCCGGGATCAACGCCGAGCCTTCAGCGAGATGATGAATGATGGCGTTGGACTGGGCCAGGATGCGGCCGTCCTCGCGCTCCAGGCAGGGCACCTGTCCGGCCGGGTTGATGGCCAGGAAATCCTCGGTCCGTGTTTCACCCGCGACCACATCAACCTCGACCCAGTGATAGGCCAGACCGAGCCGGTCAGCGGTCCATTTCACTTTCAGGCAATTGCCGCTGCGGTGATCACCATAGATGCGGACGGGCTGGCTCATGACATGACTCTCTTCTGCTCGGCGGCAGCATAACGCCGCCCGCCGCAAGATCGAGTGACGAAAGCGTGTCGCGCGCAGATGCCACACCGCACGGGCTGTGACAGTCCGACGCTTGGGCGTCGCCGCGAGCCCGCTTATAAGAGGCGAAACGAGAACAGGTTGCAGCCCGAATGACGACACCGACCCGCCCCGGCATCACCCCGCCCGAAGCCTGCCAGTCCATGCAGGAAGTCCGCGCCGGCGTCGATGCG
This window contains:
- a CDS encoding vWA domain-containing protein — its product is MLHHFFTELRAAKIPVTTREYLTLLEALDKGVIEPEIAHFYSVSRAALVKDEKDFDKFDMVFGHVFKGVEMLSQMFEDKEIPDEWLQAMMKRLLTEEEMAELKALPFDELMETLKKRLEEQEKRHEGGNKWIGTGGTSPFGHSGYNPAGVRIGGESQHKRATKVWEQRRYKDLDGERELGTRNLKVALRRLRKFARDGAREELDLGETIDATAKQGWLDVVMRPERRNAIKVLALFDVGGSMDPHVKLCEELFSAARSTFKNLEYFYFHNCPYEGMWRSNLRRRTETVPTLDVMHKYPADWKVILVGDAAMAPYEITHDGGSVEHWNEEAGAVWLQRIADTWPHLIWINPTPEKWWEHSYSTRLVQDIIGADRMLPLTLEGVDAAMKELAR
- a CDS encoding glutathione S-transferase family protein, translating into MSQPVRIYGDHRSGNCLKVKWTADRLGLAYHWVEVDVVAGETRTEDFLAINPAGQVPCLEREDGRILAQSNAIIHHLAEGSALIPADPFDHAKMLEWMFWEQYSHEPFIAVRRFQKAFAGLSDDEIDPQLMARGRRALGVMEMRLLSRDFIVGSTISLADIALVAYSRVADEGGFDLDEFLGVRSWIARVENELELDYDDGRVSALA